One stretch of Pedobacter riviphilus DNA includes these proteins:
- the rpsB gene encoding 30S ribosomal protein S2, producing the protein MARTTYQDLLDAGVHFGHLTRKWNPKMAPYIFMERNGIHIIDLNKTLTKTEEAAAAIKQIVKSGRKVLFVSTKKQAKGIVAEQAKKVNMPFVTERWLGGMLTNFATVRKSIKKMSNIDKMTKDGTYSILSKKERLMIQRERIKLESLLGGIADLNRLPAALFLIDVKKEHIAVTEALKLNIPTFAMVDTNSDPSNIDFPIPANDDATKSISLITDVIIKAIEEGLDERKREKDDEAEKEAVAAKAAADAPEAKEPRRKKAAEAEVEASASEETKTEE; encoded by the coding sequence ATGGCAAGAACAACTTATCAAGACTTATTGGATGCAGGTGTACACTTTGGTCACCTTACCCGTAAATGGAATCCAAAAATGGCTCCTTACATTTTCATGGAGCGTAATGGAATTCACATTATAGATTTAAATAAAACTTTAACTAAAACTGAAGAAGCTGCGGCTGCGATTAAACAAATCGTAAAATCAGGACGTAAAGTATTATTTGTTTCAACAAAAAAACAAGCAAAAGGAATCGTAGCTGAACAAGCTAAAAAAGTAAACATGCCTTTCGTAACCGAGCGTTGGTTAGGTGGTATGTTAACTAACTTTGCTACTGTTCGCAAGTCAATCAAAAAGATGTCTAACATCGATAAAATGACTAAAGACGGTACTTATTCGATCTTATCTAAAAAAGAGCGTTTAATGATTCAGCGTGAGCGTATTAAATTAGAATCACTTTTAGGTGGTATTGCTGATTTAAACCGTTTACCTGCAGCTTTATTCTTAATTGATGTTAAGAAAGAACACATTGCAGTTACTGAAGCGTTAAAATTAAACATCCCTACTTTTGCGATGGTTGATACTAACTCTGATCCTTCTAACATCGATTTTCCTATCCCGGCGAATGATGATGCTACAAAATCAATCTCTTTAATTACTGATGTAATTATCAAAGCTATTGAAGAAGGTTTAGATGAGCGTAAACGCGAAAAAGATGATGAGGCTGAAAAAGAAGCAGTAGCTGCTAAAGCTGCCGCTGATGCTCCGGAAGCAAAAGAGCCAAGACGTAAAAAAGCTGCTGAGGCAGAAGTTGAAGCGTCAGCATCAGAAGAAACTAAAACAGAAGAATAG
- a CDS encoding metallophosphoesterase, with the protein MNENQSNRRSFLKASLTLSAATLVAPSATIASVPLSEDEFKIAVGPYLQTNFNNSMTILWLTNKTAAGWVEYGEQADQLNQKAYGKAELGLMQANSKLNAVTLKNLKPGTKYYYKIVSKEIKDFQPYKLTYGVTVSSAVEEFVNADVAKEEVSFLMMNDIHDRPESISQLLGFVPDKKQDFIFFNGDIFDYQTDEKQIIEHMLQPCVENFAKHTPFIYVRGNHETRGKFAREFPQYYMHVGHAAFTLGPVRFVILDTGEDKEDAHPVYAGIVDFDDYRVQQAEWFKKEINSKEFKKAPFRVVLMHIPPRFSGDAHGPKHCTELFEPLLNQGKVDLVLSGHTHKYMVHQPDKTLNHYPLIIGGGPRTGTRTITKIKADGNKLVASMLDDSGKEVGAYTALRK; encoded by the coding sequence ATGAATGAAAATCAGTCAAATAGGAGGAGTTTTTTAAAGGCCAGCCTAACTTTAAGCGCTGCTACTTTAGTAGCGCCATCTGCAACCATTGCAAGCGTACCCCTTAGTGAAGATGAATTTAAGATTGCAGTTGGACCTTATTTACAAACCAACTTTAATAACTCGATGACCATTCTTTGGTTAACCAATAAAACTGCTGCAGGTTGGGTAGAGTATGGCGAACAGGCAGATCAGCTGAATCAAAAAGCTTATGGAAAAGCTGAATTAGGTTTAATGCAAGCCAATAGCAAGCTGAATGCAGTAACGTTAAAAAATTTAAAACCAGGAACAAAATATTATTATAAAATCGTTTCGAAGGAAATTAAAGATTTCCAACCCTACAAACTAACCTACGGTGTAACGGTAAGTAGTGCTGTTGAAGAATTTGTGAATGCCGATGTGGCTAAGGAAGAGGTTTCGTTCTTAATGATGAATGATATACACGATCGCCCAGAATCAATCTCTCAATTGTTAGGGTTTGTTCCAGATAAAAAGCAAGATTTTATTTTCTTTAATGGTGATATATTTGATTATCAAACTGATGAAAAACAGATAATTGAACACATGCTCCAGCCTTGTGTAGAAAATTTCGCAAAGCATACACCTTTTATCTACGTAAGGGGTAATCATGAAACACGTGGTAAATTTGCGCGCGAATTTCCACAATATTATATGCATGTTGGCCATGCTGCTTTTACATTGGGCCCTGTTCGCTTTGTAATTTTAGATACTGGTGAAGATAAAGAAGATGCGCATCCGGTGTACGCAGGTATCGTAGATTTTGACGATTACAGAGTTCAGCAGGCCGAATGGTTTAAAAAAGAAATAAATTCAAAGGAATTTAAAAAAGCGCCGTTTAGAGTAGTATTGATGCACATCCCGCCTCGCTTTTCGGGCGATGCACATGGGCCAAAACATTGTACTGAGTTATTTGAACCATTGTTGAATCAGGGGAAAGTAGATTTGGTTTTGAGTGGCCATACCCATAAGTACATGGTGCACCAACCTGATAAAACACTAAATCATTATCCTTTAATTATTGGTGGCGGACCAAGGACAGGAACGAGAACCATTACCAAGATAAAAGCAGATGGAAATAAATTAGTGGCGAGTATGCTTGATGATTCGGGAAAAGAAGTTGGTGCTTATACTGCATTGAGAAAGTAG
- a CDS encoding MBL fold metallo-hydrolase: MLKKIFSALLLLSLCAIHSSGQGINTAFKIIPLGVKGGDDESNLSSYMIAPKGSEKYVCLDAGTINAGIQRAIDHQSLKGISEEIQRKQIKGYLLSHAHLDHVAGLIINSPADTAKNIYGMPSVLNTLRDKYFTWDAWANFANEGEKPQLKKYTYFPLIGGNTYPLEGTEMKVKAFELSHGNPFKSTAFLISHGESYVLYLGDTGADEIEKSDKLANLWQNIAPLINSGQLKAILMEVSFPNEQPEKQLFGHLTPKLFYSELSKLQSLTNEKALKKISLIVTHIKPPQHNAEKIKQQLLLGNILNLNLIFPEQGKLLTIN; this comes from the coding sequence ATGTTAAAAAAAATATTTTCCGCTCTATTGCTATTGTCCCTTTGTGCCATTCATTCTTCGGGACAGGGAATAAATACCGCGTTTAAAATAATACCGCTTGGCGTAAAAGGCGGCGATGACGAGAGTAATTTATCTTCTTATATGATTGCACCGAAGGGCAGCGAAAAATATGTCTGTCTTGATGCTGGTACAATAAATGCAGGTATCCAAAGAGCGATTGATCATCAATCGCTAAAAGGAATAAGTGAAGAAATTCAACGTAAACAGATTAAAGGATATTTGCTTTCACATGCGCATTTAGATCATGTAGCAGGTTTAATAATCAACTCGCCAGCCGATACGGCAAAAAACATCTATGGTATGCCTTCCGTGCTCAACACGTTAAGGGATAAATATTTTACATGGGATGCCTGGGCCAATTTTGCCAATGAAGGCGAAAAACCTCAACTTAAAAAATATACTTATTTCCCATTGATTGGAGGCAATACTTATCCGTTAGAGGGCACAGAAATGAAGGTAAAAGCTTTTGAACTAAGCCACGGAAATCCTTTTAAAAGCACTGCTTTTCTGATCAGCCATGGTGAAAGTTATGTATTGTACCTCGGAGATACCGGCGCAGATGAAATTGAAAAATCAGATAAACTCGCCAACCTGTGGCAAAATATAGCACCACTCATTAATTCAGGGCAGTTAAAAGCCATATTAATGGAGGTATCTTTCCCAAATGAACAGCCAGAGAAACAATTATTTGGACACCTTACACCAAAACTTTTTTACAGTGAACTCTCCAAACTACAAAGTTTAACCAATGAAAAAGCTTTAAAGAAAATTTCTCTTATTGTAACCCATATTAAACCTCCCCAACATAATGCAGAAAAAATAAAACAACAACTGCTCTTAGGAAATATACTTAATTTAAACTTAATATTTCCTGAACAAGGGAAACTGTTAACGATTAATTAA
- the tsf gene encoding translation elongation factor Ts: MSTVQITAADVNKLRQQTGAGMMDCKKALLEANGDFEAAVDLLRKKGQKVSAARSGNATSEGLVSINVSADGTNGKLVALACETEPVSKVEDFRNLAQAVLAAAVANNPATTEELSAITLEDGRTVAETITELTGKIGEKIVIQEYVNISGEKIVSYIHSNGKMGVLVVFEGANGVDITEAGKDVAMQIAAMNPVAVDKDGVDPATIEREIEIAKDVIRQEGKPEEMVEKIAAGKLNKFYKDSTLLNQEFVKDSSVDVRKFLDNTAKGLTVTAFKRVQLGA, from the coding sequence ATGTCTACAGTACAAATTACTGCCGCAGATGTAAATAAACTACGCCAACAAACTGGTGCTGGTATGATGGATTGCAAAAAAGCATTATTAGAAGCTAATGGCGATTTCGAAGCTGCTGTTGATTTATTGCGCAAAAAAGGTCAAAAAGTATCTGCTGCTCGTTCTGGCAATGCAACTTCTGAAGGTCTGGTATCTATCAATGTTTCAGCTGATGGCACAAATGGTAAATTAGTTGCTTTAGCTTGTGAAACTGAGCCAGTTTCTAAAGTTGAAGATTTCCGTAACCTTGCTCAGGCTGTTTTAGCTGCAGCAGTTGCCAACAATCCTGCTACTACTGAAGAATTATCAGCAATTACTTTGGAAGATGGCCGTACAGTTGCCGAAACCATCACTGAATTAACCGGTAAAATCGGTGAAAAAATCGTTATCCAGGAGTATGTAAATATCTCTGGTGAAAAAATCGTTTCATATATCCACTCAAATGGTAAAATGGGCGTTTTAGTGGTATTTGAAGGCGCTAATGGTGTAGATATTACTGAAGCTGGTAAAGATGTTGCTATGCAGATTGCAGCAATGAACCCAGTTGCTGTTGATAAAGACGGTGTTGATCCTGCGACTATTGAGCGTGAAATCGAGATTGCGAAAGACGTTATCCGTCAAGAAGGTAAACCAGAAGAAATGGTTGAAAAAATCGCTGCTGGTAAATTGAACAAATTCTACAAAGACAGCACTTTATTAAACCAGGAGTTTGTTAAAGATAGTTCGGTAGATGTTCGTAAATTTTTAGATAACACAGCTAAAGGTTTAACTGTAACTGCTTTCAAACGCGTACAATTAGGTGCATAA
- the nagA gene encoding N-acetylglucosamine-6-phosphate deacetylase: MPKVISNTSYFQGNDLKKNQNISIDGVIISDIIESSNRENGRSLVVPGFIDLQIYGAGGRLFSADPTVESLTIMEDDLLKKGTTGFLACMATNSPEVFNECIKVAKEHRSAAKNCLGLHLEGPYLNPKRLGAHVPAFVRKASLDEVKKLIDFGDGVIKMMTIAPELQDEGVIEYLLDNGVVISLGHSNATFEEATAAYNKGIQTTTHLFNAMSPIHHREPGIPTAVFNHNKAMASIIADGQHVDFEVIKFAQKILKERLFLITDAVTACSTGPYQHIEKGNKFVMPDGTLSGSSLTMVEAVKNCVLHCGIALNDAIKMGTLYPAKLIGIENLTASIEIGHQANLLIIDDNLNLKEVVFKGETI, translated from the coding sequence ATGCCTAAAGTAATTTCCAATACCTCCTATTTTCAGGGCAACGATTTAAAAAAGAATCAGAATATCTCAATCGACGGTGTTATCATTTCAGATATTATCGAAAGCAGCAACAGAGAAAACGGCCGGTCGCTTGTTGTGCCAGGCTTTATAGACTTACAGATTTATGGTGCAGGTGGCCGATTATTTTCTGCCGACCCAACTGTCGAATCATTAACCATAATGGAAGATGATCTGCTTAAAAAAGGCACCACAGGCTTTTTGGCTTGTATGGCCACAAATTCTCCGGAAGTTTTTAACGAATGTATCAAAGTAGCTAAAGAACATCGCTCAGCGGCCAAGAATTGCCTGGGTTTGCATCTAGAAGGACCATATTTAAACCCTAAACGCCTCGGCGCGCATGTACCTGCTTTTGTACGTAAGGCTTCTTTAGATGAGGTTAAAAAACTGATCGATTTTGGTGACGGCGTAATTAAAATGATGACCATTGCCCCAGAACTTCAGGATGAAGGGGTAATTGAATACCTATTGGATAACGGTGTGGTTATTTCATTAGGCCATAGCAATGCCACTTTTGAGGAAGCTACTGCGGCCTATAACAAAGGCATCCAAACCACCACACATCTCTTTAATGCCATGAGCCCTATCCATCATCGCGAGCCTGGTATACCAACGGCGGTTTTTAATCATAACAAGGCTATGGCCAGTATTATTGCCGATGGGCAGCATGTAGATTTCGAAGTGATTAAATTTGCGCAGAAAATATTAAAAGAACGTTTGTTTCTCATCACTGATGCAGTTACGGCCTGTTCCACAGGGCCATATCAACATATTGAAAAAGGAAACAAATTTGTTATGCCCGATGGTACACTATCTGGTTCATCGCTTACTATGGTAGAAGCCGTTAAAAACTGTGTATTACATTGCGGTATTGCCCTAAATGATGCGATTAAAATGGGAACCCTGTATCCTGCAAAATTAATTGGGATTGAAAACCTGACAGCGAGTATAGAAATTGGTCACCAGGCAAATTTATTGATTATTGATGATAACTTAAATTTAAAAGAGGTCGTATTTAAAGGCGAAACGATATAA